The stretch of DNA CACGTCCTCGCGGACGCCGGCCAGAGACGAGAACTCATGCAGCACGTTCTCGATCTTGATCGAGGTGACGGCCGCGCCCTGCAGCGACGAGAGCAACACGCGACGCAGCGCGTTGCCGAGCGTCAGGCCGAAGCCACGCTCGAGCGGCTCGGCGATGAAGGTCGCCTTGCGCTTGGTGTCGCCACCGGCCTTTTTCTCCAGGCCGCTGGGCTTCTTGAGTTCCTGCCAGTTCTTTGCGTTGACAGACACATGCTTCCCCTAATTTGGGGGCCGACGAAAAGGACTTCCGCCGGCCATTAAAATGCATCCGCGACGCACGTTCGACCTGATCAGGGACGACCGCGCGCGGACAACGTCGGAGAATTCAGACGCGACGACGCTTCGAAGGGCGGACGCCGTTGTGCGGGATCGAGGTCACGTCGCGGATCGACGTGATCTGGAAACCGACTGCCTGAAGTGCGCGCAGTGCCGATTCGCGACCCGAGCCGGGGCCCTTGACCTCGACTTCGATCGTGCGGACGCCGTGCTCGGCGGCCTTCTTGCCGGCGTCTTCCGCTGCGACCTGGGCCGCGTACGGAGTCGACTTGCGCGAGCCCTTGAAGCCCATTGCGCCGGCCGACGACCACGAGATCGCGTTGCCCTGGGCATCGGTGATCGTGATCATAGTGTTGTTGAAGCTGGCATTCACGTGAGCGACGCCAGAGGTGATGTTCTTGCGCTCGCGCCGCTTAATGCGCTGAGGTTCGCGTGCCATGGTGTATTTCCTGACCTGTATCTGCGTGACGCCGGGCGGCCCGTTGGGACCAGCGCCGGCGGAGTAATCCATTCGAAAAGTGGATTACTTCTTCTTGCCGGCGATCGGCTTGGCCTTGCCCTTGCGGGTGCGCGCATTGGTATGCGTGCGCTGGCCGCGGACCGGCAGGCCCTTGCGATGACGCAGGCCGCGATAGCAGGCGAGATCCATCAGGCGCTTGATGTTCATCGAGGTCTGGCGGCGCAGATCGCCCTCGACGGTGTGATCGGCGTCGATCGTCTCGCGGATGTGCAGCACTTCCTGGTCGGTCAGGTCCTGAACGCGTGCGGTATCGGCAATGCCGAGCTTCGCGACGATTTCCTTGGCCTTGGTCGAACCGATGCCGTGAATGTAAGTCAGCGCGATCACCACGCGCTTGTTGGTCGGGATATTAACACCCGCGATACGTGCCATGAACTTGGTTCTCCTGCTCCACGAGGTCCGGCATGGCTGCACGAACCTCATCTCTTAGCGATGAACCGAAACGCACGATAGCGACGAACGCAAACAAGCGCCGCCGGAACCGTCGTGTCGGGGAGAGTTCGAATAAGCGCGCGCCAACGCGCTGTCAAGCCAGCGGTTCCGCAGGAACGGCCACGGCCTGGCGCATCGCGAGCCAGCGGCGGAACGAGACGACCGTCCAGATGATCTCGACCACGCCGAACGGCCACGCGCCCTGGAGGAACCCGTAGATCGAGCCAAGCACGCACCCGAAGGCGAAGCCGAGCGTCCACCAGTGCGACCCGGCTTCCTTGGCGTAGCATAGCAGGGTGAAGGATACCGCGGCTAGGCCGAATAGGGAAAGAGCGTCCATATTGCCCCTATGGCGACAAGTATCGACCGGTGCCATGGTTGGTACGGCGCCGGGGACGACCGTTCTTCCGGATATCCGGGACGCGCCGTGGATACAAAAAAGGCCCCCGCCGGACGGCAGGGGCCTTCGTATCGCGGTAGTGTGCGACTTACTTCTCGCCGTTGTCCTTGACGCCGACGGTCGGCACTTCGACGGTTTCGGTCTCGGTCTTCACCTTCGGGACTTCGACCGTCGTCTTCGACGTTCCGACGACGACTTCCTTCGAGTCCATATCGACCTTGGGTAGAGCGCCACCCTTGACCGAAACCTCGGGAAGCGCGCCGCTCTTGGTGACGTCGGCGCTCCAGAAGCCGGTAGCGAACAGCAGGCCAACGATCACGGCGATGACCAGCAGGACGATCGCGATCGTCCGGCCCGGGCCGCGGCGTTTCACGACAACGGTATCGGTGGTGCGGTAATCTGACATCATACTCTCCCTGTTACTGTTCGGAAAAACACTCCGAAGAACAGGTTGTTCCGTCGTCGCAACGGTATCGGCGAAAGATGGAATTCGGTTAGGCTCGTCGTGGCGCGCTCACACCCATCCACTCATTTCCGTCCGAACAACTTCTCGATGTCCCCGTGCGCGAGCTTAACCCAGGTTGGGCGGCCGTGATTGCACTGGCCGGAGTGCGGGGTGACCTCCATTTCGCGGAGGAGCGCGTTCATTTCGGTGACGGACAATATGCGGCCGGCGCGGACGGAGCCGTGGCAGGCCATCGTGCCGGCTACCGCGTCGAGGCGTTCTTTCAGGGAGAGCGCTTCATCGAAGGCGGCGAGTTCGTCGGCGAGGTCGGTCACGAGGCCTTTGGGGTCGCTTTGGCCTAGGAGCGCGGGTGTGGCGCGGACCAGCATCGCGTGGGGGCCGAAGCGTTCGAGGTCGAGGCCGAATTCGGAGAGTTCCTCGGCGCGGGATTCGAGGCGGTCGCAGGCAGATTCGTCGAGTTCTACGACTTCGGGAATCAGGAGGGCCTGGGACGCGATGGTGCCGCCGATCAGGGCTGCGCGCATGCGTTCTAGGACGAGGCGTTCGTGGGCGGCGTGCTGGTCGACGAGGACTAGGCCGTCTTCGGCTTCGGCTACTATGTAGGTCTTGGCGACTTGGCCGCGCGCTACGCCCATGGGGAAGGCTGTGGTTTGGGGCGGGGGCGTCCAGGCGGGTTCGGCTCTTGCCTGTGGGGGCGAGGCGAAGAAGGTTGGGCGGGAGTCGTTTACTGCGCCGTAGCTGCGGCTTTCTAACGGTAGCCTTTGGGGCGTACCCTCACCTTCCCATCCGCTTTGCGGACGGGCCCCTTCCTCTCCCCCGAGGGGAGAGGAGTTTTCCGGCTGCCACATCGAGAGGGCGGACTCGCTGGCGCGCTGGCTTCGGTGGCCGGCGGCGTCGAGGGCTCGGCGGAGGCCTGAGACTATGAGGCCTCTGACGATTGCGGGGTCGCGGAAGCGGACTTCGGTCTTGGCGGGGTGGACGTTGACGTCGACCTGGTCGGTCGGGATGTCGAGGAACAGCGCGACGACGGCGTGGCGGTCGCGCGGGAGCATCTCGGCATAGGCGCCGCGGATCGCGCCCATCAGCAGGCGATCCTTCACCGGGCGGCCGTTGACGAAGAGGTATTGGTGGTCGGCGATGCCTCGATTGTAGGTCGGGAGGCTCGCGACGCCGCCCAGCACGAGGCCCTCCCGTTCCAGGTCGATCGCGACGGAATTGTCGGCGAGTGCACGGTCGGTGAGTGTCGCCACCCTGCCCGGCCGGTCCTCTACCTGTATCGCCGACAGCGCGCGGCGGCCGTCATGCTCCAGCGTGAAGCCGATATCGGGCCTAGCCATTGCCAGGCGGCGGACGACGTCGAGGCAGGCGGCGTATTCGGCGCGGGGGCTGCGGAGGAACTTGCGGCGGGCGGGGACGCAGGCGAACAGGTCCTCGACCACCACGCGCGTGCCGGGCGGAAGCGCGGCGGGGCCTTCGCGCTCGACCCGGCCGTTGTCGACGGTGCGCGCCCAGCCCTCGGCGCCACGGATCCGGCTCTCGATCGTAAGCCTGGCGACGCTCGCGATCGAGGGCAACGCCTCGCCGCGAAAGCCCAACGTCACGACCGACTCGATATACTCGTCGGGCAGCTTCGAGGTCGCGTGGCGTTCGAGCGCCAGGGCCATGTCGGCGGGGGTCATCCCGCAGCCGTCGTCGGAAACTTCGATCCGCGAAGTTCCGCCCTCCACGAGGAGAATCGCGATGCGCCCTGCGCCTGCGTCGATGGCGTTTTCGACTAACTCCTTCAACGCGCTGGCGGGTCTTTCCACCACTTCACCGGCGGCGATACGATTGACCAGATGCTCGGGGAGACGCCGTATTGACATGGGTTTGCGTCTAGACCAAGCGACGGCATCCCGCGACCCGCAAACGCCACTTAATACAGTATAGGCACCCGGTGCTCGAAAACACCGGCGGGCTCCGCGAGATGATGTGTGTGCGCATGTTTTGCTGGCGGTTCGCCCCGTCCGGCGGACAGGATTACGGGACCCTGATTGAATGGCCTTCTACTCGCGTTTCTTCAAGTTCATGTCGCACGACATGGCGATCGACCTCGGCACCGCGAACACCGTCGTCTACGTCCGTGGCCGCGGCATCGTCCTGAACGAGCCGTCGGTGGTCGCGGTCGAGACGATCAACGGGATCAAGCGCGTGAAGGCGGTCGGTGACGACGCCAAGATGATGATGGGCAAGACGCCGGGCAACATCGAGGCGATCCGGCCTTTGCGCGACGGCGTGATCGCGGACATCGACGTTGCCGAGCAGATGATCAAGTATTTCATCCAGAAGGTCCACGGCCCGCGCAAGTTCGCACGCTGGCCCGAGATCGTGATCTGCGTGCCGTCGGGCTCCACCAAGGTCGAGCGCCGCGCGATCCGCGATGCCGCGTCGAACGCAGGCGCGTCGCAGGTGTGGCTGATCGAGGAGCCAATGGCGGCTGCGATCGGCGCGGACATGCCGGTGACCGAGCCGATCGGCTCGATGGTCGTCGACATCGGCGGCGGCACGACCGAAGTCGCGGTGCTGTCGCTGCGTGGCCTCGCCTACACGACGTCGGTGCGCGTCGGCGGGGACAAGATGGACGAGGCGATCGTCAGCTACGTCCGACGCAACCATAATCTGCTGATCGGCGAAGCGACGGCGGAGCGGATCAAGAAGGAAGTCGGCATCGCCAAGCCGCCGGTCGACGGCATCGGCATGATCATCCAGATCAAGGGCCGCGATCTCGTCAACGGCGTGCCCAAGGAGATCCAGATCAACCAGGGCCAGATCGCCGAAGCGCTGAGCGAGCCGGTCGCGACGATCGTCGAGGGCGTCCGCGTCGCGCTGGAGAACACCGCACCCGAGCTGGCCGCGGACATCGTTGACCAGGGCATCGTGCTGACCGGCGGTGGCGCGTTGCTGCAGGGTCTGGACGAAGTCTTGCGCGACGAGACCGGGTTGCCGGTGACGGTCGCCGAGGACCCGCTGACCTGCGTCGCGCTGGGTACCGGTCGCGCGCTCGAGGACCCGCTGTTCCGCGGCGTGCTGATGAGCGGTTAAGAGTTTGGTTTTGCTTTAAGACACACGGACACGAAATCGCGTCGACCGAGTCGCAGGGGTAGGTCCCCCAGCGCTTCGGCGGCGCCCGAGACAGGGGGACAGGCGCATGGCGCCAGCCCGCGACCGGCGCACGGGGTTTTCCCGGCGTCGGCAATATGGTGTGTTCATGGGCTATGTGCTCGCCGTCGCTGGAGCGGTGGTGGGCCTGGTGCTGCTCGTCGCGTCCACGTTCAATCCGCCCGCGTTTTCGGCACTGCGCATGGGTGTCGCGGGGGTGACGACGCCGGTATCGACGGGGCTAGCGACGGTCGGGTCTTCGATCTCCGGCATCCCGGATGCGATCGGCAATTATTTCTTCGTGAAGCAGGAGAACGTCGCGCTGCGCGCCGACCGCGAGCGGACGCGGGCACTGCTGATGCGCGCACGGACGATCGCCTACGACAATCGCCGGTTACGCAGCCTGCTCGCGATCCGCGAACGCTCGACCGTGCCGGTGGTGACCGCGCGGCTGGTGAGTTCGAGCGCGTCGAGCGGGCGGCGTTATGCGCTGCTCAACGCAGGTCGGTGGAGCGGCGTCCTGCCCGGCATGCCGGTGCGCGGGCCCGACGGGTTAATCGGTCGCGTGGTTGAGACCGGGCCGAACGCGGCGCGCGTGCTGTTGCTCAGCGACGGCGACAGCATCGTCCCCGTACGCCGGACGCGCGACGGCCTGCCCGCGATCGCGGCGGGACGCGGTGACGGGATGATCGACATCCGATCGGTCAACGCCACCAACGTCCGCTTCAACGCAGGTGACCTGTTCGTGACGACCGGCACCGGCGGCATTTACGCGCCCGGCGTTCCCGTCGCGCGGGTGACCAAGGCGGGTTCGGATTCGGTGATGGCGCGCGCGTTCGCCGATCCAGACACGCTCGACTTCGCGCTGGTCGAGCGGATGTTCATGCCGGTGCCGCCACCCCGACCGGTGACTCAGCAATGAGCGCATTACCATGAGCAGGGCCCGCATCGTCGATAGCGTCGATTACAAGCCGTTCGAGACCAAGATCCCCGCCGGCCGATCGCGCGCGATCCCCTGGGCGACGGTGATGGCCGGATCGCTGATCACGATCATCCCGGTGGTCGCGACGATCCCGCTGCTCCCGCCGTTCGGGTTCGTCATGCTCCTCGCGTGGCGGCTGCTCGCGCGGTTCGCGTTCCGGCCCTGGGCCGCAGCGCCGCTCGGCTTCTTCGACGATCTCGTCAGCGGCCAGCCGCTGGGCAGCGCGGTGCTGATGTGGTCGCTCGCGTTCGTCGCGATCGACATGATCGAGCAACGCCTCGCCTTTCGCGACTATTGGCAGGACTGGCTGATCGCCGGCGGGCTGATCGCGGCGTGCATCCTGGTCGGGCGCTTCATCGCAGTGCCGGTCGGCGCGCATGTCGACACGATCCTGATCGCGCAGATCGCGGTCACGATCCTGATGTTTCCGCTCGCGGCCCGCATCGTCGCGGCGATCCAGAACAAGCGCGGCGCCGAATGAGGAACACCCCGCGCATCGTCACCGAGATGTCGCAGGCGTATAGCTTCTCGCGCCGCGCGTGGATGCTGGGCGCGGCGCAAGGCGGCGTCGGGCTGATGCTCGCCGGGCGGATGGCGTGGCTGTCGATCGCGCAGAACGAGCGCTACACGATGTTGTCGGAGAGCAACCGCGTCAACATGACGCTGTTGCCGCCCCGCCGCGGCTGGATCATCGACCGCCACGGCGTGCCGATCGCCAACAACCGCACCGATTTCCGCGTCGACATCATCCCCGACCGCCTGCGCGACAAGGAGCGCGTGCTGCCGCTGCTCGGCCGCATCCTCCAATTGCCGCCCGAGGAAGTCGAGCGGATCGCGATCGACCTGGAACACGCCGCCGGGTTCCAGCCCGTCCAGGTCGCGGAGAATCTTGACTGGGAGCGGTTCGCCGCGGTCAGCGTCCGCCTGCCCGAGCTGCCGGGCGTCGCGCCGACGCGCGGGTTCGCGCGCAGCTATCCGGCGGGCGCCGCGGTCGCGCATTTGACCGGCTATGTCGGCGTGCCCAACGCCGAACAGTATAAGAAGACCCGCGACCCGCTGCTCGTCACGCCTGGCTTCAAGCTCGGCAAGGACGGGTTGGAAAAGATGCTGGAGGATGAACTCCGCGGCGTCGCCGGGGCCAAGCGCGTCGAGGTCACCGCGCGCGGCAAGCTGGTCGCCGAGCTCGCGACGAAACCGGACGTGCCGGGCAAGACCGCACGGCTGACGATCGACGCTGGCTTGCAAGAATATGCAGCGCGGCGTCTCGGCACCAACTCGGGATCGGTCGTGGTACTCGACACCCGAAC from Sphingomonas faeni encodes:
- the mreC gene encoding rod shape-determining protein MreC; translated protein: MAPARDRRTGFSRRRQYGVFMGYVLAVAGAVVGLVLLVASTFNPPAFSALRMGVAGVTTPVSTGLATVGSSISGIPDAIGNYFFVKQENVALRADRERTRALLMRARTIAYDNRRLRSLLAIRERSTVPVVTARLVSSSASSGRRYALLNAGRWSGVLPGMPVRGPDGLIGRVVETGPNAARVLLLSDGDSIVPVRRTRDGLPAIAAGRGDGMIDIRSVNATNVRFNAGDLFVTTGTGGIYAPGVPVARVTKAGSDSVMARAFADPDTLDFALVERMFMPVPPPRPVTQQ
- the rpsK gene encoding 30S ribosomal protein S11, which produces MAREPQRIKRRERKNITSGVAHVNASFNNTMITITDAQGNAISWSSAGAMGFKGSRKSTPYAAQVAAEDAGKKAAEHGVRTIEVEVKGPGSGRESALRALQAVGFQITSIRDVTSIPHNGVRPSKRRRV
- the rpsM gene encoding 30S ribosomal protein S13, with the protein product MARIAGVNIPTNKRVVIALTYIHGIGSTKAKEIVAKLGIADTARVQDLTDQEVLHIRETIDADHTVEGDLRRQTSMNIKRLMDLACYRGLRHRKGLPVRGQRTHTNARTRKGKAKPIAGKKK
- the mreD gene encoding rod shape-determining protein MreD, coding for MSRARIVDSVDYKPFETKIPAGRSRAIPWATVMAGSLITIIPVVATIPLLPPFGFVMLLAWRLLARFAFRPWAAAPLGFFDDLVSGQPLGSAVLMWSLAFVAIDMIEQRLAFRDYWQDWLIAGGLIAACILVGRFIAVPVGAHVDTILIAQIAVTILMFPLAARIVAAIQNKRGAE
- the mutL gene encoding DNA mismatch repair endonuclease MutL, producing the protein MSIRRLPEHLVNRIAAGEVVERPASALKELVENAIDAGAGRIAILLVEGGTSRIEVSDDGCGMTPADMALALERHATSKLPDEYIESVVTLGFRGEALPSIASVARLTIESRIRGAEGWARTVDNGRVEREGPAALPPGTRVVVEDLFACVPARRKFLRSPRAEYAACLDVVRRLAMARPDIGFTLEHDGRRALSAIQVEDRPGRVATLTDRALADNSVAIDLEREGLVLGGVASLPTYNRGIADHQYLFVNGRPVKDRLLMGAIRGAYAEMLPRDRHAVVALFLDIPTDQVDVNVHPAKTEVRFRDPAIVRGLIVSGLRRALDAAGHRSQRASESALSMWQPENSSPLGGEEGARPQSGWEGEGTPQRLPLESRSYGAVNDSRPTFFASPPQARAEPAWTPPPQTTAFPMGVARGQVAKTYIVAEAEDGLVLVDQHAAHERLVLERMRAALIGGTIASQALLIPEVVELDESACDRLESRAEELSEFGLDLERFGPHAMLVRATPALLGQSDPKGLVTDLADELAAFDEALSLKERLDAVAGTMACHGSVRAGRILSVTEMNALLREMEVTPHSGQCNHGRPTWVKLAHGDIEKLFGRK
- a CDS encoding rod shape-determining protein, whose protein sequence is MAFYSRFFKFMSHDMAIDLGTANTVVYVRGRGIVLNEPSVVAVETINGIKRVKAVGDDAKMMMGKTPGNIEAIRPLRDGVIADIDVAEQMIKYFIQKVHGPRKFARWPEIVICVPSGSTKVERRAIRDAASNAGASQVWLIEEPMAAAIGADMPVTEPIGSMVVDIGGGTTEVAVLSLRGLAYTTSVRVGGDKMDEAIVSYVRRNHNLLIGEATAERIKKEVGIAKPPVDGIGMIIQIKGRDLVNGVPKEIQINQGQIAEALSEPVATIVEGVRVALENTAPELAADIVDQGIVLTGGGALLQGLDEVLRDETGLPVTVAEDPLTCVALGTGRALEDPLFRGVLMSG